The Thermocladium sp. ECH_B genome includes a window with the following:
- a CDS encoding rubrerythrin, translating to MSTKIPKGSKTYENLKAAFQGESMANRRYLYYARMAKQLGLNDVAEVFEKTANAETGHAFGHLMYLGXDPVADIEIKTIEDAFKASIYGETYEWTQMYPGFAKVARDEGYQEVAEWFEAVAKVERYHANRFNEALEKYYKNKGIKAEVEDETLGKL from the coding sequence ATGAGTACTAAAATCCCAAAGGGAAGTAAAACCTATGAAAACCTAAAGGCAGCTTTTCAAGGGGAATCCATGGCCAATAGGAGATATCTATACTATGCAAGAATGGCTAAGCAGCTTGGTTTGAATGATGTTGCCGAAGTATTCGAGAAGACAGCAAATGCCGAGACTGGTCATGCATTTGGTCACTTAATGTATCTTGGCGNTGATCCCGTGGCTGATATAGAGATAAAAACGATAGAAGATGCGTTCAAGGCATCAATATATGGCGAGACATATGAGTGGACTCAAATGTATCCTGGATTTGCTAAGGTGGCGCGGGATGAGGGCTACCAAGAGGTAGCTGAGTGGTTTGAGGCTGTTGCTAAGGTTGAGAGGTATCACGCTAATCGATTTAATGAGGCGCTGGAGAAATACTATAAGAATAAAGGCATTAAGGCTGAAGTAGAGGACGAAACCCTGGGCAAATTATAA
- a CDS encoding AbrB family transcriptional regulator, with protein sequence MSMYRKVIRIGEKSIGITLPKNWLDSIDIGLGDLVEVRAAGDMLVIKPVTTGRPEEKPTEFSVSDDIDEVSRIIIASYIEGLDSMALKGKREAIRRAYQRIEPKLPGSLILEGEAETIIKIATSEVNVDLLEILSSMSSILNSMFERLVAYLENNGDKNITELLEMDDQVDKLYFLALRAIKKLSFKDPKESIDDTLVVKNMEHIADALDRTANFIRRSNFSQACLSKLSTKVKDVWSYSLKAITAYLSNSKDNALRVITNRETMLDNIFSIIKEGHCERDIAGVIHESQLIIALSVDIAESTFSKYVRQII encoded by the coding sequence ATGTCAATGTATAGAAAGGTAATTCGAATAGGCGAGAAGAGCATAGGTATAACATTGCCGAAGAATTGGCTTGACTCGATAGATATAGGGCTCGGGGATTTAGTTGAGGTGAGGGCCGCGGGAGATATGTTGGTGATAAAACCTGTCACCACGGGGAGACCTGAAGAGAAACCCACGGAATTCTCAGTAAGCGACGATATTGATGAAGTAAGCAGGATAATAATAGCCAGCTACATAGAGGGACTCGACAGCATGGCGCTGAAGGGAAAACGAGAAGCGATAAGGAGGGCATATCAACGAATAGAGCCAAAGCTCCCGGGTTCCCTAATACTGGAGGGCGAAGCTGAGACTATAATAAAAATAGCGACCTCCGAAGTTAATGTAGATCTACTAGAAATATTATCCAGTATGTCATCTATACTTAATTCAATGTTTGAGAGACTTGTAGCGTATTTAGAGAATAATGGGGATAAAAACATCACTGAGCTTCTGGAAATGGATGACCAAGTAGATAAATTATACTTCCTTGCACTGAGGGCAATAAAGAAGTTATCATTCAAGGATCCAAAGGAATCAATAGATGACACGCTTGTGGTAAAGAATATGGAACACATAGCGGATGCGTTGGATAGAACCGCTAATTTCATTCGTAGATCCAATTTCTCCCAAGCATGCTTATCCAAGCTCTCCACCAAAGTAAAGGATGTATGGTCATATTCCCTGAAGGCCATTACTGCATACTTATCTAATTCGAAGGATAATGCATTAAGAGTGATAACCAATAGAGAGACAATGCTGGATAACATTTTCAGTATAATAAAAGAAGGACACTGCGAGCGCGATATTGCCGGAGTCATCCATGAAAGCCAATTAATAATTGCATTATCTGTGGATATCGCTGAATCAACATTCTCCAAATATGTGCGTCAAATAATTTAG